A window of Gudongella oleilytica genomic DNA:
TCTTGTTACCCTTAAGTTCCAGTAACTCATCCAATGATTTTATCATATTGATCCTCCCTTTTCCTTCATGTAGTTTTCCAATGAATACAGCTGTGCTTTTACACCTTCATCTTTGGGATTCAGCTTATGAGCTGTCCTTATATCAAGCAGACCGCTATCAAAGTCGCCAGTGTTGAGCCTTCCAAGACCTCTATTGAAATATAATCTGTAATCTTCTCCACATTTTACCAGACCATCAGTAAAAATTTCTATGGCTGTACCGATATCGCCTTCATTAAAATAGGAAATTCCCAACTCATTATAGGTGTCTGCTACATTATCTTTTAATTCTAATGAGATATTAAGGTACTCTATCGCATTCTCAACATCCCCGTAGCCTCTGTAAGCCAGACCGATCAAATAATTCACATACCAGTTCTTGGATTCTGCTGGTAAAAGCTTCAGAAGATGGTCTAATGCCAGATCATACTTCATGTTATCCATATAGGAAAGTGCCATCTCTATCCTGTAATCAGTTTCTACGGACTCAAGTTGAAGCCTTATTTCTTCCTTCCTAAATTCATCAGGGTCAAGACTTAGTACCTTGTCCCAGGTTAACTTCGCCTTTGCAAATTGATTGTGGTATCTGTAGTGATATCCAAGCTTGTAATATGCTGGATAATACTCAGAGTCCTCTTCAAGGATCTTCTCAAGGATCAAGGTTGATTCTTGCAGAAACTTGATCCCCTTAGATGGGTCTTCTGATTGAAGCATTTCCTCTGCAAGGCGTTCAAGCACAATTGCATAATAGAAATCACCATCATGTGAAGGGATCAATTGTTTTAGTGTCCGAAGATACATCCCGCTAGTAACCAAATCACCATTATCAAGCTCTTCGAGAGCTTTCCTTAGCAGCAGCTTATCAATATCGGGACTGTAGTATTTCAGGATTTTAACATAATCTTTCTTGTGGGGAAAGTTCTCGTCAGCACCCAAAGTATATGATATCCCCTCGACTATCTGATCAACGGATATCTCCTTATCTTCACCCGAATTGCTTAAATCCTTGATCAGTTTCTCAGTAATTACGGGAAGAGGAAGATCAGGATCTAATCCAATAAGAGCAAGTCTTTCACCACTTTTCCCTTTGAGGCTAACAAAACCTACATCCTTAGATTTAATTGAAAAATATTTGTCTGATTCCTTCATTGCTACCTCCTAAAATTTTCGCATGAACTGCCTTTTTCTTCTGGTCGATCCATTAAGCAGTGCAAATAGATGCCCTCTATATAACATCCCGACAGAAATAACCACTCCTGAAGCAATAAGCATAATAAACCACACAATTCCTCCAGAGCCACTTCCTAAAATCTCCGAGCTGAAGATGCCACTTGTGAAAACATATATCAAAAACATAAAAGCAATATTCGGAATCAGCCAATTTAGCCAGTTCTCTTTCATAAATCCAAAAGTATATATAATCGTGTCAAGTGGATCTCTGTCTTTAATGTATATCGCTTCAGGCAATGGATTAAGGAGTAATAATATTATCAAAGGCAGTACCCAATATATTGTGTAAATGATCGTTCCAATGATTCCGGCTAAGAGATTAAGCACCATATTTGATATATAAAATATGAAAAATATTCCATATACCTTCCAAAGGTAATGAGTCAATCCATATCTGGCATCTTTCCACCGAAAACGATTATAGACTATTACATTCCCTAATACGAAGAGATAGCTTGATACAAGTGCACTTTGCAGTATCGCCATTATGATACCACCGAATATGCCAATTGGTCCTGAGAGGAGATAGTTCATCAGAAATGATACCCCAATCCCGACAATTACATATGCAAATCCTAAAAACAGTACCTGAGGATTTTCCTTGACGTTTTCTGTCGTCTTTTTTAATACTTCTCCGTTAACGTATGCTATATCTTGAATGATATTCAAACCAATACCTCCCTGACAAATTTTGTTACATCAAATATTTTTTTATCCTCTTTTCTCATAGGAGGACTATAGATCATGACTGCGGTTTTTGTCTCAGAATAAGAGTATGGTGGAGCTGCCTTAATAAGTTGGAATATGTCCGTACTAAAATAGTCAACTTTGATCCTTTTAATAAGATCCTTTATTGATGTCTCAAGCTCCTCTGGTATATAGGTTTTAACTAATTCAGTCTTCCTCAAAAGATCGTGAAGTGTGGACCCTTCAAGAGAATTAGTTTTGCCGAAAGCTTTTGGAAGCTTATTCAAATCATTGTTTACATAAAAATCCAGCTTAATAAGGTCAGTTATAAGAGCCATATCCTCAATATCCATGCTTTTACAGAATTCAAATAGAATATTGTATAAGGATTCCCTGCTGTGTGCTTGATCATACAGCTTCGACCTTCTCCAGTAATCTGAAAATAATTCAAAAAATCTAAATGCAGATTCAAAATATTTTATGGATATATGTGTAATGCTGTACTTGAAAAGCCTTTCATTATAGTATCTTTCAACCAATTCTTCAATGTCTTTTAGTCTGATTATATCTTCGTAGCTTAGCCATTTTGTCTTTAATACCTCATAGGGAGCTTTTTCCAGAAACTCATATCCATAAAGCTCAGCTTCATCCCGAAGCCTCGACCCTTTTAGGAGCTTGAGGAATCCCAATTGTATTTTTTCAGGATTTATCTCAAAGAGATCATCAAAGGATTTACTAAATCTATGATAATCCTCAAATGGAAGTCCTGCAATAAGATCCAGATGTTGGTGAATATTACCGAATGAAGCTATGGTCTTTGAAACCTCCTTCAGTTTATTGAAGTCAGTAATCCGGCCAATTGCATTTATAGTATCCTGATTGGTCGACTGGACCCCGATTTCAAATTGGAACAACCCTTTCCTTAGTCCTTTGAAAAATTCCAACTGCTCATGATCAACAAGGTGGGCTGAAATTTCTGCATGAAAGCTTGTCATTTGCTTTGAGTTTTGAGCTATGTGTTCCATTATCTGATGTGCAAAGCTCTTATCTGCATTAAATGTCCTATCTACGAATTTAATCTGTCTGGCACCGGAGCCTATCAAGAAGTCCAATTCTCTTTTCACTCTATCTATTGAGAATCGCCTTAAACCAGGAATTGTTGAAGATAAGCAGAATGAACAATTGAATGGACACCCACGGGATGCCTCATAATACACTATTTTATTTTCCAAGCCGTCATTCTCCGAGTAAGGAAATGGAATGTCATCAAGATTCTCTATAAGTGGTCTTTGAGGATTAATAAATACTTCATCCCCTTTTCTATAGGCTAAACCATCAATTTCATCTACATTCTTTCCAGTGATCAACTCTCTGAAGGTTTCTTCAGCTTCTCCGTAAATAACAATATCTATAAATCTATTACTCTGAAGTATCTCAACCGGATCATAGGATACCTCCGGGCCACCAAGTAGGATACGGGTTTCTGGAGATACGATTTTTATAATTCTCGAAATATCCAGTACCTCTTCGATATTCCAAATGTAGGTGGAAAAACCCACTATATCAGCTTTAATGCGAAATATTTCGGCGGCTATTGAGTCGACTCTCTGATTTATTGTGAATTCTTCAATCCTAATATCGCATAGCTCACCAGCATATGCCTTAAGATATCTAATAGCTAGGTTTGAATGTATATATTTTGAGTTTAGGGCAACCAATAAAGTCTTCATCGCAATACCTTCCTTACAGGAATTTGACTGTAATCATATTCTACAACAAAAGAACGCGCGTGCCAATCGATTTTGCCTGTAGGCTATTGAATCTTTATCCTAAACATTATAGAATAGTGAAAGAACATTTGAAAGGGGACAAAAAATGAAACACTTTGATTTCGACAGAATTTCAATACAGGAAATGTCTAAGGATGACATGCTTTTGATCATTGAAGCCCTTGAGTATACAGGTAAATCAACTAATATTGATCAATTCCTTCAGCTGAGGAACAATATCCTCCAGGAACTGGCGTCTCTTGCCGAAATGCCACAGGAGAGATTTCTGGAATACCTAAAGGAAGAGACTCTGTCAATTTGACAAAGTCTCTTTTTTACATTTTATTCGGTGCATCTATACCAAGAAGTCCTAATCCTGTCTTGATTACTGTTTTTGTTGCGAAAGTCAGTGCAAGCCTTGTGTTCCTGAGAGTTTCATCCTCAACTATGATTGAGGTACTGTTATAGAATTTGTTGAATGCCTTTGCCAGATCAACGATATGTCTGGTGATAAAAAATGGTTCGTTCTTCTCCATGGAATCGACTATTGTGTCCGGGAAGTTGTAGATAAGTCGGATAATATTGGTCTCATCTTCATTGGTTAAGAGACTATAATCGATCTTGCCTTTATCGTCAAATCCACCCTTTTCTAAAAGTGAATTTGCTCTAGCATGGGTATACTGAACATATGGCCCGGTTTCTCCTTCGAAGCTCAGGGTCCTGTCCCAATTGAAGACATAATCCTTTATTCTTTGGTTAAATAATTCCTGAAATAGTATTGCTCCAATACCTATCTGCTTTGCAACCTCATCCTTGTCAGCCAGGCCTGGGTTTCTTTCCTCAATTATCTTTCTTGTATTTTCAATGGCTGTATTTAAAACATCCTCAAGGAATACTACTCTGCCCTTTCTTGTGGATAAAGTCCCTTCTTCCAGGCTGACCATCCCGAATGGAATGTGAATGCAATCCTTCGCCCATTCATGCCCCATCAACTCCACGATCTTCATCCATGCCTTGAAGTGAAGGTTCTGTTGAGAAGCTACAACATATAGATTTTTATAGAAATCGTAATGATTCTTTCTATAGATAGCTGCTGCAATATCTCTTGTCGTATAAAGCGTTGAGCCATCCTTTTTCATAATTAAAGCAGGAGGCATTCCGTATGGCTCCAGATCAACTATCAGGGCACCCTCAGATTCCTTAACTATTCCCTTCGCCTTCATTTCCTCAAGTACTTCAGGCATTTTATCGGAATAGAAGCTTTCCCCTGCATAGGAGTCAAAGTCTATTTTCAGCATATCATATACTCGGCTAAACTCCTTAAGGCTAATCTCTCTTATCCATTGCCATAGCTCGTAAGCCTCCTGATTTCCGTTCTCCAGCTCCTTGAACCAGTATCTTGCCTCATCCTTAAGCTGAGGATCGTTTTCGGCTTCTGTGTTGAATCTTACATAAAGAGCAAGAAGCTCTTTAATTGGGTTGGCTTCTATGACCTCTCTGTCCCCCCATTTTTTGAATGCAGATATGAGCATACCAAACTGAGTACCATAATCTCCAAGATGGTTGATCTTAATAGTATCGAATCCAAGGAACTTGTATATTTTGGCAAGGGAATTTCCAATTACTGTAGTACGTATATGCCCAATATGGAAGGGTTTTGCAATATTAGGTGATGAGAATTCTACTATAACCTTTTTCCCTTCTCCGATATTCGAGGAGCCATACAATTCTTTTTTCTCTAATACCTCGGAAATAGTCGTTTGTGCAAGTTTTTCCCTGCTTATGAAAAAATTGAGATAGGGTCCAGCCGCTTCAATTTTTTCAAAGTTATCATCTTCCTTCAGTTTGTCAGCCAGATCCTGTGCTATAATGTCCGGAGCTTTTCTCAAAACTTTAGCCAGCCTGAAGGTGGGGAATGCATAATCCCCCATATCATACGATGGTGGGATCTCTATCAGGCTATCCAGTTCTTCCCTTTCCAGATCGGTTATGATCGTAGAAAGCAGGTCCACTGCTTTGTCCTTAAATATTAACATTCAATCTCCTCCTAAAAATAAAATTAGCCCTCATCTCCTGCAAGAGACGAGAGCTATCCCGTGGTACCACTCTTATTGGCAATTATGCCCGCTTGAGATCTTAACGCGATCGACGTACTCTCGCAGTCTCAGGGATTCTTTTCCTTTTGATTTCAATCACCGGCTTACACCAACCCCGGCTCGCTTTGATATCCATCTGAGTACTTTTCCCATCTCTGACTCAATATTTATTACTTAAATATACCCTATAATCACATTATTTTCAACATTATTTGATTACGATATAAGAGATGTCAAATCTTACTCACTTAAGCTCAACTACAGTGACACCATCTCCGCCCTCACCATATTTGCCTGCGCGCATTGTCATAACATGCCTATGAGTTTTCATATACTGCTTTATTCCCTCTCTTAATGCTCCCGTACCCTTGCCATGGATTATAAATACCTCTTTGAGCCCCGACACGTAAGCATCATCCAAATACTTATCCACCTCAAGAATCCCTTCCTCGATATTCTTGCCTCTTAGATCCAACTCGGTCTTGATAGTCTTGGACTTAGCCCCAAGAGAAGTTTTCCCTCCCCTTTGAGCCACCGTAGGCTGCTCATCTTTGCACCTTCTCAATGTCGAAAGCTTAACAGTGACCTTCATTATTCCTATTTGGACATCGACATTCTGCTTATCGTCTGGCGGAGTAAGTACGATACCTTTTTGATTTAGAGTAAGGACCTCGACAGACTCTCCCGCCATGAGATTTTTAGGAGGTTTATTGGATATTACCTCTTTTATCCCGTTTCCAGCGGCGCTTTCGCGGTTTTTCAGCTCCTCTCGAATCATATCCTGTGCTTCCTGAAGCCTTCGTGCCTTTTCCTTATCCAACTCAGCAGCAAGATCCCTTAACTCCCCTGCAAGAAGATCACTGCTTTCCTTCGCAGATCTCACTATTTGCAGAGCTTCTTCTCTTGCTTTTTGTATTATTTTCTCCCTTGTCTCTTCAAGTTTCTTTCGCTCTCTTTCCATCTCTGCTCGCAGAGCTTCAATTTCCTTTTTTATTTTCTCAGCTTCAAGCTTGTTTTCCTCAGCCATTCTTCTGTCCCTGTCCATTGCCTGAAGAACATCCTCAAACTCAATGTTCTCCTGTGAAACCAGTTCCCTCGCCTGATTTATTATATGCTCAGGGAGTCCAAGCCTCTTTGATATCTCAAAGGCATTTGATTTACCTGGTACACCTATTAGGAGCTTATAAGTAGGGCTTAAGGTCTCAACATCGAATTCAACTGACGCATTTTTAACGTTATCACTAGTCAACGCGTATACCTTTAGCTGGCTGTAGTGCGTAGTAGCAAGCGTCCTGATCTGCCTGTTTTTCAGTTGATCAAGTATAGCCATTGCCAGTGCAGCACCCTCGACTGGATCTGTTCCTGCACCAAGTTCATCAAACAATACAAGACTGTTTGTTTTAAGCTCTGCGAATATTTGAACGATGTTAGTCATATGTGAGGAAAAAGTTGATAAGCTTTGCTCAATGCTTTGTTCATCCCCTATGTCTGCAAAAACCTGATCAAAAACAGCCAGTTGTGAATTGAAATCTGCTGGTATGTGAAGACCCGATTGTCCCATTAGCGTAAGTAAACCGACTGTTTTTAAGGTTACAGTCTTGCCTCCTGTATTAGGTCCGGTAATGATAAGAGTGTTGAAATCCCCTCCAAGATAAACATCTATTGGAACAACCTTACCTGTAAGCAGAGGATGTCTGGCTTTTTTTATATTTATCAAGCCTCTATCGTTCAGGATCGGCTGAGTTGCCTTCATATCCAAAGCCAGTTTACCTTTTGCAAATGCGAAGTCGATCCTTGACAGGATCAACTCATTTCCCCTGATCCCTTCTGCTTCCTCAGCTACATATGAGGACAACTCCAGAAGGATCCTCTCAATCTCTTCTCTTTCCTTTATTTCCAATTCCCTCAATTCATTATTTAGCTCAACCACTGCCATAGGTTCTACGAACGCAGTAGCTCCGCTTGAGGATATGTCATGCACCAGACCAGGAACACTGCTCCTATTCTCCTGCTTGACCGGTATTACATACCTTCCGTCTCTCATAGTAATTATGCTGTCCTGGAGGTATTTCTTATAAGTTGATGAGCTGATCATGCTGTTTAGCTTTTCTCGTATCCCATCGTTCTTGCTTCTTATTTGTCTTCTTATATTTCTAAGAGTTGAGCTGGCATTGTCTGAAATTTCATTTTCTCCGATAATGGCATTGTTTATAGATTCCTCGATATGCTTATACACGCTTAGGGTATCGATGAGGTCACCAATAATGGTGTAGCTGTCTGTTTTGTCTTCCCTTGATTCACGCATATAGCTTTTCAATGCTCTTGAAACTCTTAAAGACTCCCCTATTTTGAGTAAAGCTGAAGGACTAAGCATGCCTCCAAGCTCAGCTCTCTTAACATCTGATGCAATTGCATGTATACCATAAAGAGGGGGAGTACCTCTCTTCATAAGCAAGCTTAGCGCTTCTCCAGTTTCCTTCTGGAGATGCTCAATCTCAGAAACAGAGACTGCTGGGACAAGAACTGATGCCAGTTCCTTTCCAAGAGAGGATTCCGTCCTCTCTGAAAGTTTTTCTCTAATTTTATAGAATTCAAGTACTTTCAAGCTTTTCAGGTTCAATCAAATCACCTCTCAAGAACTCCTCTGAAATAGTGTCCACTTGTTATTTCATTTCCAAGCTTGTAGCTTTTCATAAAATCATCTACCTCACTTCTATTTATCTTCCCGTTGAGGTAGTCGTAGTATAGGCTTTGGATATCTCTTATATCTTCCTCAACTGTAAATTCCAGTCTAAATAAGGTTATCCCTTTCTCTCTGAAAGAGATAAGGCTCTCCGGAACCATCAATGGAACTGAATTATAGATCGTCGTAAATCCTTCCCCTCTCTCCATTGCAAACTCCTTGCCCATCCTGTCTCTTAGCCTAAATCCATGGGCAAAACGGCAGCTCCTGCATCCGCTGTCATCACTACAGCCTTTAATGACTGCCATAGGACAATTCCTTGCCACCATTGAAGGCAGATATCCATATACCACTGCTTCTTTAACTCCACCTACTTTTCGCAGGATCGTTTCAATCTGTCCGATATTTAGCTCAACAGACATCGTCTGACTGTGTAGGCCGTATCCTTCCAAATAATCCAAAGCCAAGGAATTGAAAGCATTTAGACCAAAATCACCATGAAGTTTCTTGCCAAATCCCTTGAAATACATAATGCTGCCTAAATTTGAAACAGAAATTCCATCAATCAGATCATAATTATCCCTAACAATTTCGCCCAATCTTTCGAGGTCTTTTTGATAAAGGATCCTGTCAGTCCAGAAGTAGGTTTCTACTTCATGGGCTTTTAAAAGCCTCAGGTTGTTTTCAATATTTTCATAAAATCCTAAATATAATCTGTCCACCTTACTTAGGTCCATTTGATCCAGTTGCAGCTGAGAACTAACTCTGACACTCAGGCCAGTTGATGTATTATCTTTTCTAACCAGGTTGAATGCTTGTTTTTTAGCCCTTCGGTAGATTTCTTCGCTTAGTTCTGAGTTGCCTTTGGAATAAAGAATTTTCTCCTGCATTTGCAGGACTGCACTCCTTCGAAGTTCGTTCAACTCCTTAACAGGCAGGAATGATCCTTCCTCCAGCTCAATATAAATGCTTTCAGCATAGAAGGGGGTCTCACCAAGCTTGACGAGTTGTTCCTCAACCTTAGTCTTAGTCAAAGGAGCCTTTGAAGCAGGCTGTACTAAAACATCACCCTTGACCTCTGCTTGGTGATCCTTTGAAGAAAGCTTCAAGATCGGAGGCTCTGCTATGGTTATCTTAACGTTCATGATAATAGGTGTTTTCCTAGTATCAAGGTTGTAGGTATCTTTCATGTTCTCAAGTAGTTCAATACTGGAGGTTCTGTTGACATCAGATCCAACTTTTGCATCAAAAACTCTCTGGAGAAAAAATCTTTCATTAGCTGATATGTCCCTGGGTGATTTCAAACCGTTTGTTGAACCATCTCTGGACAACCACTCCAGTCCATCACCCTTCGATATCTTATCCTTTAATAATATGACTGTCCCTCTGTTCCCGGATTCTAACACTGTCCCCACCCGGATCCCTCTGTTATCTGGCCTGTCCAGTGTTACGAAATCTTTGCCGAAGTCACCAAAGGTCAGGCCCTTAGTAAATCCTCGATTAAATATTTGCTTTATATTTTTCTTATCCTTCTCTGTTATTGCACAGCTGCCTTCATCTATCGCCCTTCTATAAACAGATGTCAACGCTGCCACATATTCTGCTTTCTTCATTCTTCCTTCTATTTTAAAGGATCTTATCCCCAGACTAAGGAGCTCACTAATCTGTTCTATTGTATTTAAATCCCTTGTGCTTAAGAAGTGACTCTTATCCCAATTGTTAAGCAGCGTACCTCTATCATCCACTATCGAGTATTGCATTCTGCATGGCTGAGCACAGGTTCCACGGTTGCCACTTCTTCCCCCAATCAAGCTGCTCATAAGGCATTGACCAGAATATGAATAGCAAAGCGCACCATGTACGAATACCTCCAGCTCAAGGCTGCAGTTTTCAGA
This region includes:
- a CDS encoding tetratricopeptide repeat protein, with product MKESDKYFSIKSKDVGFVSLKGKSGERLALIGLDPDLPLPVITEKLIKDLSNSGEDKEISVDQIVEGISYTLGADENFPHKKDYVKILKYYSPDIDKLLLRKALEELDNGDLVTSGMYLRTLKQLIPSHDGDFYYAIVLERLAEEMLQSEDPSKGIKFLQESTLILEKILEEDSEYYPAYYKLGYHYRYHNQFAKAKLTWDKVLSLDPDEFRKEEIRLQLESVETDYRIEMALSYMDNMKYDLALDHLLKLLPAESKNWYVNYLIGLAYRGYGDVENAIEYLNISLELKDNVADTYNELGISYFNEGDIGTAIEIFTDGLVKCGEDYRLYFNRGLGRLNTGDFDSGLLDIRTAHKLNPKDEGVKAQLYSLENYMKEKGGSI
- the argS gene encoding arginine--tRNA ligase, with the protein product MLIFKDKAVDLLSTIITDLEREELDSLIEIPPSYDMGDYAFPTFRLAKVLRKAPDIIAQDLADKLKEDDNFEKIEAAGPYLNFFISREKLAQTTISEVLEKKELYGSSNIGEGKKVIVEFSSPNIAKPFHIGHIRTTVIGNSLAKIYKFLGFDTIKINHLGDYGTQFGMLISAFKKWGDREVIEANPIKELLALYVRFNTEAENDPQLKDEARYWFKELENGNQEAYELWQWIREISLKEFSRVYDMLKIDFDSYAGESFYSDKMPEVLEEMKAKGIVKESEGALIVDLEPYGMPPALIMKKDGSTLYTTRDIAAAIYRKNHYDFYKNLYVVASQQNLHFKAWMKIVELMGHEWAKDCIHIPFGMVSLEEGTLSTRKGRVVFLEDVLNTAIENTRKIIEERNPGLADKDEVAKQIGIGAILFQELFNQRIKDYVFNWDRTLSFEGETGPYVQYTHARANSLLEKGGFDDKGKIDYSLLTNEDETNIIRLIYNFPDTIVDSMEKNEPFFITRHIVDLAKAFNKFYNSTSIIVEDETLRNTRLALTFATKTVIKTGLGLLGIDAPNKM
- a CDS encoding endonuclease MutS2, with product MNLKSLKVLEFYKIREKLSERTESSLGKELASVLVPAVSVSEIEHLQKETGEALSLLMKRGTPPLYGIHAIASDVKRAELGGMLSPSALLKIGESLRVSRALKSYMRESREDKTDSYTIIGDLIDTLSVYKHIEESINNAIIGENEISDNASSTLRNIRRQIRSKNDGIREKLNSMISSSTYKKYLQDSIITMRDGRYVIPVKQENRSSVPGLVHDISSSGATAFVEPMAVVELNNELRELEIKEREEIERILLELSSYVAEEAEGIRGNELILSRIDFAFAKGKLALDMKATQPILNDRGLINIKKARHPLLTGKVVPIDVYLGGDFNTLIITGPNTGGKTVTLKTVGLLTLMGQSGLHIPADFNSQLAVFDQVFADIGDEQSIEQSLSTFSSHMTNIVQIFAELKTNSLVLFDELGAGTDPVEGAALAMAILDQLKNRQIRTLATTHYSQLKVYALTSDNVKNASVEFDVETLSPTYKLLIGVPGKSNAFEISKRLGLPEHIINQARELVSQENIEFEDVLQAMDRDRRMAEENKLEAEKIKKEIEALRAEMERERKKLEETREKIIQKAREEALQIVRSAKESSDLLAGELRDLAAELDKEKARRLQEAQDMIREELKNRESAAGNGIKEVISNKPPKNLMAGESVEVLTLNQKGIVLTPPDDKQNVDVQIGIMKVTVKLSTLRRCKDEQPTVAQRGGKTSLGAKSKTIKTELDLRGKNIEEGILEVDKYLDDAYVSGLKEVFIIHGKGTGALREGIKQYMKTHRHVMTMRAGKYGEGGDGVTVVELK
- a CDS encoding U32 family peptidase, whose translation is MNKGVELLAPVGSWEALVAAVQNGADAVYLGGKLFNARHYASNFSDEELKEAVSYAHLRGVLVFVTVNILIDDSEMEEALDYTKYLYDIGVDAIIVQDIGYASLVRKAIPNFEIHGSTQMTINNLEGAKLLQEMGFSRAVLAREVPAKEIRSISENCSLELEVFVHGALCYSYSGQCLMSSLIGGRSGNRGTCAQPCRMQYSIVDDRGTLLNNWDKSHFLSTRDLNTIEQISELLSLGIRSFKIEGRMKKAEYVAALTSVYRRAIDEGSCAITEKDKKNIKQIFNRGFTKGLTFGDFGKDFVTLDRPDNRGIRVGTVLESGNRGTVILLKDKISKGDGLEWLSRDGSTNGLKSPRDISANERFFLQRVFDAKVGSDVNRTSSIELLENMKDTYNLDTRKTPIIMNVKITIAEPPILKLSSKDHQAEVKGDVLVQPASKAPLTKTKVEEQLVKLGETPFYAESIYIELEEGSFLPVKELNELRRSAVLQMQEKILYSKGNSELSEEIYRRAKKQAFNLVRKDNTSTGLSVRVSSQLQLDQMDLSKVDRLYLGFYENIENNLRLLKAHEVETYFWTDRILYQKDLERLGEIVRDNYDLIDGISVSNLGSIMYFKGFGKKLHGDFGLNAFNSLALDYLEGYGLHSQTMSVELNIGQIETILRKVGGVKEAVVYGYLPSMVARNCPMAVIKGCSDDSGCRSCRFAHGFRLRDRMGKEFAMERGEGFTTIYNSVPLMVPESLISFREKGITLFRLEFTVEEDIRDIQSLYYDYLNGKINRSEVDDFMKSYKLGNEITSGHYFRGVLER
- a CDS encoding B12-binding domain-containing radical SAM protein, whose amino-acid sequence is MKTLLVALNSKYIHSNLAIRYLKAYAGELCDIRIEEFTINQRVDSIAAEIFRIKADIVGFSTYIWNIEEVLDISRIIKIVSPETRILLGGPEVSYDPVEILQSNRFIDIVIYGEAEETFRELITGKNVDEIDGLAYRKGDEVFINPQRPLIENLDDIPFPYSENDGLENKIVYYEASRGCPFNCSFCLSSTIPGLRRFSIDRVKRELDFLIGSGARQIKFVDRTFNADKSFAHQIMEHIAQNSKQMTSFHAEISAHLVDHEQLEFFKGLRKGLFQFEIGVQSTNQDTINAIGRITDFNKLKEVSKTIASFGNIHQHLDLIAGLPFEDYHRFSKSFDDLFEINPEKIQLGFLKLLKGSRLRDEAELYGYEFLEKAPYEVLKTKWLSYEDIIRLKDIEELVERYYNERLFKYSITHISIKYFESAFRFFELFSDYWRRSKLYDQAHSRESLYNILFEFCKSMDIEDMALITDLIKLDFYVNNDLNKLPKAFGKTNSLEGSTLHDLLRKTELVKTYIPEELETSIKDLIKRIKVDYFSTDIFQLIKAAPPYSYSETKTAVMIYSPPMRKEDKKIFDVTKFVREVLV